The proteins below come from a single Acidobacteriota bacterium genomic window:
- a CDS encoding tetratricopeptide repeat protein, which produces MNKEKSLYAIIGLLIGLSIGYFGANSLNGSAPAAQTNTSGQSAALPPNHPPTGAASDETGSASSGEGGAQGDVMVAIEQARKDPANFDAQMKAADLFRQINRREGELEFYERAVKIKPNNFDLLTRLGEANLALRKYDEAAKWYEQALKSNPRHEATLQNLTQALIEKGDKAAANSALKQLEQVNPRNPEIVQFRSRLQ; this is translated from the coding sequence ATGAACAAAGAGAAATCACTTTACGCAATTATTGGCCTGCTAATTGGCCTCAGTATTGGCTATTTTGGCGCCAACTCCTTGAATGGGAGCGCGCCGGCTGCGCAAACAAATACTTCAGGGCAGTCGGCGGCGCTACCGCCAAATCATCCGCCAACCGGAGCGGCTTCCGATGAAACCGGCTCGGCGAGCTCTGGTGAAGGCGGCGCTCAAGGCGACGTGATGGTTGCCATCGAACAAGCCCGCAAGGATCCAGCGAATTTTGACGCTCAGATGAAGGCGGCTGACCTTTTTCGTCAAATCAATCGGCGCGAAGGTGAATTGGAATTCTACGAGCGCGCTGTAAAAATTAAACCCAACAACTTTGACTTACTGACCAGGTTGGGGGAGGCCAATCTCGCCTTGCGAAAATACGACGAAGCCGCCAAATGGTACGAGCAGGCTTTGAAATCCAATCCGCGCCATGAAGCAACGCTGCAAAACCTGACACAGGCATTGATTGAAAAAGGGGATAAAGCAGCGGCAAACAGTGCGCTCAAGCAACTTGAACAAGTCAATCCGCGTAATCCGGAAATCGTGCAATTTCGTTCCAGGCTGCAATAA
- a CDS encoding cytochrome c3 family protein yields the protein MKLKLLIVACFITASFLTASARLLPNHIAIQSQKLPGDDVVIPSVDEKWGQVKFTHQKHYAYSDCVFCHHTNNKTMTADSFKEGKDGKVQQCSECHFRKEGEPKTPKNKDGVELWSKEAYHSNCIECHQGDIQHKPKDATPPKKQGEGPTKCAECHEKKD from the coding sequence ATGAAATTGAAGTTGCTGATAGTCGCCTGCTTTATCACCGCCAGTTTTTTGACGGCTTCGGCTCGCCTGCTTCCAAACCACATTGCCATCCAAAGCCAGAAGCTTCCTGGTGACGATGTTGTCATTCCGTCAGTTGACGAAAAATGGGGACAGGTCAAATTCACACATCAAAAACATTATGCCTACTCCGATTGTGTTTTTTGCCACCATACCAACAACAAAACCATGACGGCTGACAGCTTCAAAGAAGGCAAAGACGGTAAGGTCCAACAGTGTTCTGAATGTCATTTCCGCAAAGAAGGTGAGCCTAAGACGCCTAAAAACAAAGATGGCGTAGAGCTTTGGAGTAAAGAGGCGTATCACTCCAACTGCATTGAATGTCATCAAGGCGACATTCAGCATAAGCCTAAGGACGCCACGCCACCGAAAAAGCAAGGTGAGGGGCCGACCAAATGCGCCGAATGTCACGAAAAGAAAGACTGA
- a CDS encoding HEAT repeat domain-containing protein — protein sequence MTNKRRSSLAFAKTVVLSWFVLIANTNSIFSQESAAVKQEQFAKLIASGNDEQRLEGLIELGNFLSISAHATPLTVALLNDLLRNDSSPLMRALSARAMEFSRDERFVSILLSSLKTERELAVRKAIIYAFSKYPSTEVVYVLLSLLKDKQQDIRAASVFSLAEIGDPVSTPALIELLKNRGSNEDAFARTQAVRALGKIGDRAAIDPLLHTLGHSKFPEVRREAVRSLGQIATSQDTKVIEALKLIELQSDPYLASIASSILEKLRP from the coding sequence TTGACCAATAAAAGGCGTTCAAGTCTGGCTTTTGCCAAAACAGTTGTTTTGAGCTGGTTTGTTTTAATTGCGAATACAAATTCAATTTTTTCCCAGGAATCTGCTGCTGTCAAACAGGAACAATTTGCGAAGCTGATTGCCTCTGGCAATGACGAGCAAAGGCTTGAAGGCCTAATTGAACTTGGGAACTTTCTCTCTATTTCCGCACACGCGACGCCGCTGACGGTTGCGCTTTTGAATGACCTTCTGAGAAATGATTCTTCACCATTGATGCGAGCTTTGAGTGCGCGCGCAATGGAGTTTAGCCGCGACGAAAGATTCGTCTCTATTTTGCTGTCTAGCTTAAAAACAGAGCGCGAACTTGCTGTCCGTAAAGCGATTATTTACGCTTTTTCCAAATATCCTTCGACGGAAGTTGTATACGTTTTGCTGTCCTTGTTGAAAGATAAGCAGCAGGACATTCGTGCTGCGTCCGTATTTTCTTTAGCTGAAATTGGTGATCCGGTTTCGACTCCTGCTCTTATTGAATTGCTCAAGAATCGTGGGAGCAATGAAGACGCTTTTGCACGCACCCAAGCCGTTCGCGCATTAGGCAAAATTGGAGACCGTGCAGCCATTGACCCATTGCTGCATACGCTTGGTCACAGCAAATTTCCAGAAGTCAGAAGAGAAGCTGTGCGCTCTTTAGGGCAAATTGCTACTTCCCAGGACACGAAGGTTATAGAGGCTCTCAAACTCATTGAACTGCAATCAGACCCTTATCTGGCCTCCATCGCAAGCTCAATCCTGGAAAAGCTGCGACCCTAA
- a CDS encoding tyrosine-protein phosphatase → MNSSKSSNGLHQIFSPVTKTYLFKLRPALLALVVAMTALSAQAIVVANSNDKHERKAAEFGGIEVTNFGKVTDDYYRGAQPKENEYAELARLGIKTIIDLRDDPKDYARSMTEHAGMQYVNLPMSDKTYPAAESVEKFLSLVNDKNNLPVYVHCAGGRHRTGAMTAVFRMKMQGWDIERAYDEMKDYDFYTRWGHKDMKKFVFDYYQELLLSRNEEKKNSLSAVAGGSSLNR, encoded by the coding sequence ATGAACAGCAGTAAAAGCTCCAACGGATTGCATCAAATTTTCTCGCCAGTCACAAAAACATATCTTTTCAAGCTTCGGCCTGCCTTATTGGCTTTGGTCGTGGCAATGACAGCCCTTTCGGCTCAGGCAATCGTCGTTGCAAACTCAAATGACAAGCACGAAAGAAAAGCGGCTGAGTTCGGGGGAATCGAAGTGACGAACTTCGGCAAGGTGACAGACGATTACTATCGCGGCGCGCAGCCCAAGGAAAATGAATATGCGGAATTGGCTCGGCTAGGGATAAAAACGATTATTGATTTGCGGGATGATCCAAAAGATTACGCCAGGTCAATGACGGAGCATGCTGGGATGCAATACGTTAATTTGCCCATGAGCGACAAAACTTATCCGGCTGCCGAATCTGTGGAAAAATTTCTTTCCCTCGTTAACGACAAGAATAACCTTCCTGTGTATGTCCATTGTGCCGGCGGGCGTCATAGAACAGGGGCGATGACAGCAGTTTTCCGAATGAAGATGCAGGGGTGGGATATTGAAAGGGCTTATGATGAGATGAAGGATTATGACTTCTACACTCGTTGGGGTCATAAAGACATGAAAAAATTTGTCTTCGATTACTACCAGGAATTGCTGCTCAGTCGAAACGAGGAAAAGAAAAATTCTTTATCAGCCGTCGCTGGGGGAAGTTCGTTGAACCGCTAA
- a CDS encoding sigma 54-interacting transcriptional regulator: MHEGTQSKLIEMYEAREAILNRINSDFVRPDAVSVIDIDKFLQAAVTEVGQRLEVDRCNVITPGPDGGFRVSHEYLGNNSLTPGLGLNIPSSLVPFDTIKQYLPRARHYSIDDTQTANIPLWVRSTLQLIGTRSVLVAPFVYRDELLGVMGLHYCQEPHRWTETEVKLVEWLAGQVSVGLQYTQLYQEKEKEIEITKLMLEISNDINTRTDFNEITDFVIDRALELLKADYGCIAILDNQGEQLHFDELRARRGFDLRKSVEAKYREARTLRLPDHPAVSELLDEGQTLKLEDSRTSPLARYLFSQVIKGKSALIAPITVKEKVLGIIALVWVNETARFSDYDVQVLNGISSQIAIALEKDRLAAEVIRLKRELNDARAGERIIGSSGKMRRAIEMALSVADSNTTVLLQGESGTGKELIASLIQFNSRRASRPFVKINCGAIPQALLETELFGHERGAFTDARSRRIGRFEEANGGTLFLDEIGEMSLAAQVSLLRVLQDGEFTRVGGNEVIKTDVRVIAATNKDLEKEIEEGRFRRDLFYRLNVYPIVLPPLRERSEDVEQLVAYFVERFQQKSGKRVTGISDRALRVLQNYPWPGNIRELENCVERAVIVAAGRMITENDWPETVRAHSIPDHNASVQLSVPMKMDDVERIMINQTLLYTNGDKAKAARLLGIGRKTLYRKLEQYKS, encoded by the coding sequence ATGCACGAAGGCACGCAATCAAAACTGATCGAGATGTATGAAGCGCGGGAAGCGATTCTGAATCGCATCAACTCGGATTTTGTCCGTCCCGACGCTGTCAGTGTGATTGATATTGATAAGTTTTTGCAGGCTGCCGTTACGGAAGTCGGCCAACGGCTGGAAGTTGACCGCTGCAACGTCATCACGCCTGGGCCGGACGGTGGCTTTCGCGTCAGCCACGAATATTTGGGAAACAATTCCTTGACGCCTGGGCTTGGACTGAACATTCCCAGTTCACTGGTTCCCTTCGATACGATCAAACAATACCTGCCACGCGCGCGCCATTATTCGATTGACGACACGCAAACCGCCAACATTCCGCTCTGGGTTCGTTCGACCTTGCAACTGATTGGCACTCGATCCGTACTTGTAGCGCCATTTGTATATCGCGACGAACTGTTGGGCGTAATGGGGTTGCACTATTGCCAGGAACCGCATCGCTGGACGGAAACCGAAGTCAAATTGGTCGAATGGTTGGCGGGGCAGGTTTCCGTCGGATTGCAATACACACAGCTTTACCAGGAAAAAGAAAAAGAAATCGAAATCACCAAGTTGATGCTGGAAATTTCCAACGACATCAACACCCGGACGGATTTCAATGAAATCACGGATTTTGTCATTGATCGCGCCCTGGAATTGCTCAAAGCCGATTACGGCTGCATCGCCATTTTGGACAACCAGGGCGAACAACTTCATTTTGACGAACTCCGAGCCAGACGCGGCTTCGATTTGCGAAAGTCTGTTGAAGCAAAATACCGCGAAGCGCGCACCTTGCGATTACCAGATCATCCGGCAGTCAGCGAACTCCTGGACGAAGGCCAGACATTAAAACTGGAAGATTCGCGCACTTCCCCGCTGGCGCGCTATCTATTTTCTCAGGTTATCAAAGGCAAATCGGCGCTGATTGCTCCCATTACAGTCAAAGAAAAAGTTCTCGGCATTATTGCTCTGGTTTGGGTAAACGAAACCGCCAGATTTTCTGATTACGATGTCCAGGTTTTGAACGGGATTTCCAGCCAGATCGCCATAGCCTTGGAAAAAGACCGCCTGGCTGCCGAAGTTATTCGACTCAAACGAGAATTGAACGACGCTCGTGCGGGAGAACGGATCATCGGCTCATCCGGGAAAATGCGCCGAGCCATTGAGATGGCGCTGTCAGTCGCCGACAGCAATACAACGGTTCTGCTGCAAGGCGAATCCGGCACTGGAAAAGAGTTGATTGCCAGTCTGATTCAGTTTAATTCCCGTCGAGCTTCCCGCCCCTTCGTCAAAATCAATTGTGGGGCAATTCCACAAGCGCTTCTGGAAACAGAACTATTCGGACACGAGCGCGGTGCATTCACCGATGCCCGCTCCCGACGCATAGGCCGTTTTGAAGAAGCGAACGGTGGAACCTTGTTCCTGGACGAGATTGGCGAAATGAGTTTGGCGGCTCAGGTCAGCTTATTACGCGTGCTCCAGGACGGTGAATTCACTCGCGTCGGCGGCAATGAAGTCATCAAAACAGATGTGCGCGTGATTGCTGCCACCAATAAGGACTTGGAAAAGGAAATTGAAGAAGGCCGCTTCCGTCGAGATTTGTTTTATCGCCTAAACGTTTACCCAATCGTGTTGCCTCCGCTGCGAGAACGTTCTGAAGATGTCGAACAGTTGGTCGCATATTTCGTCGAACGGTTTCAGCAAAAAAGCGGTAAGCGGGTTACGGGGATTTCGGATAGAGCGTTGCGGGTTCTGCAAAACTATCCGTGGCCGGGCAATATCCGCGAGTTGGAAAACTGCGTTGAACGCGCCGTGATCGTGGCTGCGGGCAGAATGATTACCGAAAATGATTGGCCGGAAACGGTTCGTGCTCACTCCATTCCCGATCACAATGCAAGCGTCCAGCTTTCCGTTCCCATGAAGATGGATGATGTTGAGCGGATTATGATTAATCAAACGTTGCTTTACACGAATGGTGATAAAGCCAAGGCTGCGCGCTTGCTGGGGATTGGCCGAAAAACCCTCTATCGAAAACTTGAGCAATATAAAAGCTAA
- a CDS encoding DUF512 domain-containing protein → MAKGIKIIEVEPDSLAAELELAAGDRVWTINGKRVRDALDFKFLTAGEEELTLEVIKADGEEWQVEVEKDNSESWGIDFEPMMPRQCGNDCVFCFIQQNPEGSRKSLWVRDEDIRFSFMYGNYSTLSTITKSEIQRVIEQRLSPQYVSVHATDPELRAYLLGNPKQVDILGQMKHFIDHGIEIHAQVVLCPTINDDEHLVKTIYDLAELHPGIVSTAVVPLGITDKHKYRNRLVEVTDEFCAEVIDLVTPIQNELKKRLGTVFAFLGDEFYIRAGRPIPPKSHYRIVRGSEGDEYPQIEDGVGMVRQFFDAHAKRMKQLAKMHERGQFSASKAKKVYGTLATGLIFYPMLKEAVDEMNLAFGTRLHVARVENTFFGKGVTVAGLLSGMDYLNARDQFKGDFLMLPPHCYREHDQKFLDGMTVSELTAELVLPVKRSWNEVLDVHEEQHDHRTILSHDYGAVTSISV, encoded by the coding sequence ATGGCCAAAGGCATCAAAATTATCGAAGTAGAACCGGATTCGCTCGCGGCGGAGCTTGAACTTGCCGCGGGCGATCGCGTTTGGACGATCAATGGCAAACGAGTTCGCGACGCGCTGGATTTCAAATTCCTGACTGCTGGCGAAGAGGAACTGACGCTGGAAGTCATCAAAGCTGACGGCGAAGAGTGGCAAGTCGAGGTCGAAAAAGACAACAGCGAAAGTTGGGGGATTGATTTCGAGCCGATGATGCCGCGACAGTGTGGCAACGATTGCGTCTTTTGTTTCATTCAACAGAACCCCGAAGGTTCGCGAAAAAGCTTGTGGGTGCGCGACGAAGACATACGGTTTTCGTTTATGTACGGCAATTACTCCACGCTTTCGACGATCACCAAATCGGAAATCCAGCGCGTCATCGAACAGCGACTGTCCCCGCAATATGTGTCGGTTCATGCGACTGATCCGGAATTGCGCGCATATTTATTGGGCAATCCCAAACAGGTAGACATCCTTGGCCAGATGAAGCATTTCATTGATCACGGCATTGAAATTCACGCGCAAGTCGTGCTTTGCCCGACGATCAACGACGACGAGCATCTGGTCAAAACGATTTATGACTTGGCGGAACTGCATCCGGGGATTGTTTCGACTGCGGTTGTGCCTCTGGGAATCACTGACAAGCACAAGTATCGAAATCGGCTGGTGGAAGTGACGGACGAATTTTGCGCCGAAGTGATTGATTTGGTGACACCGATTCAGAACGAGCTGAAGAAAAGACTCGGAACGGTTTTCGCGTTTCTCGGCGATGAGTTTTACATTCGTGCCGGGCGTCCGATTCCGCCGAAATCGCACTACCGAATTGTTCGCGGCAGCGAAGGTGACGAATACCCGCAAATCGAAGACGGCGTCGGAATGGTCAGGCAGTTTTTCGATGCGCACGCCAAACGAATGAAACAGCTTGCCAAAATGCATGAACGTGGCCAGTTTTCCGCCTCAAAAGCAAAGAAAGTTTACGGGACTTTGGCGACAGGGTTGATCTTCTATCCTATGCTGAAAGAAGCAGTTGACGAGATGAACCTGGCGTTTGGCACTCGGCTGCACGTGGCGCGTGTGGAAAATACTTTCTTTGGAAAAGGCGTGACGGTTGCCGGATTGCTTTCCGGCATGGATTATCTGAATGCGCGCGACCAGTTCAAAGGCGATTTTCTAATGTTGCCGCCGCACTGTTACCGCGAACACGACCAAAAGTTTTTGGACGGAATGACCGTCAGTGAGTTGACCGCTGAGCTTGTGCTGCCGGTTAAGCGAAGCTGGAATGAGGTGTTGGATGTGCACGAAGAGCAGCACGATCATCGGACAATTCTTTCGCACGATTACGGCGCAGTGACGTCTATTTCCGTTTAA
- the ald gene encoding alanine dehydrogenase: protein MIIGLPKEIKDNESRVGLTPAGVKTLSDFGHTVLVEKTAGLGSGISDEEFQAAGGQIVETADEVWQRGDMVVKVKEPVGPEYRRMREGQLLFTYLHLAPDPKLTQAMLSSKITGVAYETITNDEGHLPLLTPMSEVAGRMAVQVGAHYLQKPEGGCGVLMGGVPGVLPAKVVIIGGGVVGINSIKMAVGLGANVTVLDKNLERLRYLDDIFGAQINTLMSNDFNVQEAIANADLVVGAVLIPGAAAPHLVKRDMLKTMHKGAVIVDVAVDQGGCIETTHPTTHSNPTYYVDDVLHYCVANMPGAVPRTSTFALTNATLPFAVKLANKGFKDAIAKDKHLKAGVNTFAGHITYEAVAESQNLPFKSIDELL, encoded by the coding sequence ATGATCATCGGATTACCGAAAGAGATAAAGGACAATGAAAGCCGCGTCGGTTTGACGCCAGCGGGGGTCAAAACCCTGAGCGATTTTGGCCACACCGTTTTGGTTGAAAAAACCGCGGGTTTAGGCAGTGGCATCAGCGACGAAGAATTCCAGGCCGCTGGCGGCCAGATTGTCGAAACCGCCGACGAGGTCTGGCAACGCGGCGATATGGTCGTCAAAGTCAAAGAGCCGGTCGGCCCCGAATACCGTCGAATGCGCGAAGGCCAGTTGCTGTTTACCTATTTGCATCTCGCTCCGGACCCGAAACTGACGCAAGCCATGCTGTCGAGCAAAATCACCGGCGTGGCGTATGAAACCATCACCAACGACGAAGGCCATCTGCCGCTGCTGACGCCGATGTCGGAAGTCGCCGGTCGTATGGCGGTGCAGGTCGGCGCACATTACCTGCAAAAGCCTGAGGGCGGGTGCGGCGTATTGATGGGCGGCGTTCCCGGCGTGTTGCCCGCCAAAGTCGTCATCATTGGCGGCGGGGTCGTCGGCATCAATTCGATCAAGATGGCTGTCGGCTTGGGCGCAAACGTGACGGTGCTGGATAAAAACCTGGAACGCTTGCGCTACCTGGATGACATCTTCGGTGCGCAGATCAATACTTTGATGTCCAACGATTTCAACGTGCAGGAAGCCATCGCAAATGCGGATTTAGTTGTCGGCGCAGTGTTGATTCCAGGCGCGGCAGCTCCGCACCTGGTCAAACGCGACATGCTGAAAACCATGCACAAAGGCGCTGTTATCGTTGACGTTGCCGTTGATCAGGGTGGCTGCATTGAAACTACGCACCCGACAACGCACAGCAATCCGACGTATTACGTGGACGATGTTCTGCACTACTGCGTCGCCAACATGCCGGGCGCAGTTCCGCGCACTTCGACTTTTGCGCTGACGAATGCTACGTTGCCTTTCGCGGTGAAACTGGCGAACAAAGGCTTCAAAGACGCCATCGCCAAAGACAAACATCTGAAAGCTGGCGTGAATACGTTTGCAGGGCATATCACTTACGAAGCCGTGGCCGAGTCTCAGAACTTACCGTTCAAATCAATTGACGAACTGCTGTAA
- a CDS encoding aldehyde dehydrogenase family protein, with product MATTKTITKAQTYKNYIGGRWVKSANGNLMENRNPADTRELVGMFPASTDEDVEAAVTAAREAFPKWKATPAPKRAEMLYKLGQILINRKDEFARDMTREMGKVMKETGGDVQEAIDMTFYTAGEGRRLHGYTTPSELQNKMAMCVRQPVGLCSLITPWNFPMAIPSWKMMPALICGNTLVIKPAEDTPLSTVNLVKAAEEAGIPPGVINIVMGTGEEVGAPLTTHRDIRLVSFTGSTETGRIVATNAAQHGKICSLEMGGKNVIMVMDDADLDLAAEGTVWGAFGTSGQRCTASSRLVVHKKVYKKFVEKLAEKAKNLRIGNGLNKNVEMGPVINQDAMDKILGYIEIGKNEDGATLHLGGNRLTKGDLKHGFFIEPTIFTDVAPEMRIAQEEIFGPVVSIIPCRNLDEAIEISNGVKYGLSASIYTQDVNQAFTAMERMYTGIFYVNSATIGAEVHLPFGGTKATGNGHREGAMASSLDIFSEWKAIYVDYSGRLQKAQIDN from the coding sequence ATGGCTACAACAAAAACCATCACCAAAGCACAGACTTACAAAAATTATATCGGTGGTCGTTGGGTAAAATCCGCCAACGGCAACCTGATGGAAAATCGAAACCCTGCGGACACGCGCGAACTGGTTGGCATGTTCCCCGCTTCAACAGACGAAGATGTCGAAGCGGCAGTCACAGCCGCGCGTGAAGCCTTTCCGAAATGGAAAGCCACGCCCGCTCCCAAACGCGCCGAAATGCTGTACAAACTCGGCCAGATTTTGATCAATCGCAAAGACGAATTCGCCAGGGATATGACCCGCGAGATGGGAAAAGTCATGAAAGAAACCGGCGGCGACGTGCAGGAAGCGATTGATATGACGTTTTACACCGCGGGCGAAGGTCGTCGGTTACACGGTTACACCACGCCATCGGAGTTGCAGAACAAAATGGCGATGTGCGTTCGCCAACCGGTCGGGCTTTGTTCGCTGATCACGCCCTGGAATTTCCCGATGGCAATTCCTTCGTGGAAAATGATGCCCGCGCTGATTTGCGGCAACACGTTGGTCATCAAGCCCGCCGAAGACACGCCGCTTTCAACCGTCAATCTGGTCAAAGCCGCCGAAGAAGCTGGTATTCCTCCGGGCGTCATCAACATCGTTATGGGCACAGGCGAAGAAGTCGGCGCGCCATTGACCACGCACCGCGATATTCGGCTGGTTTCATTCACCGGTTCGACCGAAACCGGGCGCATCGTCGCCACCAACGCGGCGCAACACGGCAAGATTTGCTCGCTGGAAATGGGCGGCAAAAACGTGATTATGGTCATGGACGACGCCGACCTGGATTTGGCCGCCGAAGGCACTGTCTGGGGCGCGTTCGGAACTTCCGGCCAACGCTGCACGGCTTCTTCGCGGCTGGTAGTTCACAAAAAGGTTTACAAAAAATTCGTCGAAAAGCTGGCTGAAAAAGCCAAAAATTTGCGTATCGGCAACGGTTTGAACAAGAACGTGGAGATGGGGCCGGTCATCAATCAGGACGCGATGGACAAGATCCTGGGCTACATCGAAATCGGTAAAAATGAAGATGGCGCGACGCTGCATCTGGGCGGCAATCGTTTGACCAAAGGCGATCTGAAACACGGCTTTTTCATCGAACCGACGATCTTCACGGACGTGGCTCCGGAAATGCGAATCGCGCAGGAGGAAATATTTGGCCCGGTTGTCAGCATTATCCCTTGTCGCAATCTGGACGAAGCCATCGAAATCAGCAATGGCGTGAAGTATGGTTTGTCGGCTTCGATTTACACCCAGGATGTGAATCAGGCATTCACGGCAATGGAGCGAATGTACACCGGTATCTTTTACGTCAATTCGGCCACCATCGGCGCCGAAGTTCATCTGCCGTTTGGCGGAACCAAAGCCACAGGCAACGGTCACCGCGAAGGCGCGATGGCGTCGTCGCTGGATATTTTCTCGGAATGGAAAGCGATCTACGTGGATTACAGCGGCAGATTGCAGAAAGCCCAAATTGATAACTGA
- a CDS encoding RNA polymerase sigma factor, translating into MAGWRQLAMNRKMKAIQTTATTSDEELLRRMMAGEASAFEQLYDRRQAGIYHFALRMTGSSVLAEDVVQDVFMEFMRDARLFDSSKGTVAGYLMGMARHRILRRLERERRFVSIAEPDEREHELPGKTDEGFVVERNPYGDFELRETVETVRQAILSLPEHYREVVVLCSLHEMSYEQAADVVGCPVGTVRSRLNRARAMLVDKLQLLRATYAAPVQLASVGNEL; encoded by the coding sequence ATGGCTGGTTGGCGACAATTGGCGATGAATAGGAAGATGAAAGCGATCCAGACGACAGCAACAACCAGCGATGAGGAATTACTTCGGCGCATGATGGCCGGGGAGGCGAGTGCTTTTGAGCAGCTTTATGACCGGCGACAAGCCGGAATTTATCATTTCGCTTTGCGTATGACCGGGTCGTCCGTTTTGGCGGAAGATGTGGTGCAGGATGTGTTTATGGAGTTCATGCGCGATGCTCGCCTGTTTGATTCGTCCAAAGGAACGGTTGCCGGGTATTTGATGGGGATGGCCCGGCACAGGATTTTGCGACGGCTGGAACGAGAACGCCGGTTTGTTTCCATTGCCGAACCCGACGAGCGAGAACATGAATTACCAGGAAAGACTGATGAAGGGTTTGTCGTTGAACGCAACCCGTATGGAGATTTTGAACTGCGGGAAACCGTCGAAACGGTTAGGCAGGCGATTTTGAGTTTGCCGGAGCATTATCGTGAAGTTGTCGTGCTGTGCAGTTTGCACGAAATGAGTTATGAACAAGCCGCCGATGTTGTTGGATGTCCGGTTGGAACAGTTCGTTCGCGACTCAACCGAGCCAGGGCGATGCTGGTTGATAAACTGCAATTGTTGCGAGCGACATACGCTGCGCCTGTTCAGTTGGCCAGCGTGGGGAACGAATTATGA